In the genome of Luteitalea pratensis, the window CCGGACGTACACGGCCGGACGACTGCCGCTGCAACGCATCGTCGCCGATCGCGGACGCCGCGCGCAGGCCTTCTTCGGCATCTCCAGGTTCGAGGATGTCCCGCTGCGCGGTCGAGTGGCCCCAGACGCCCGCGAAGCAATCGGCCTGCAGTTCCATGAGCACGGACAGCTGGTTGGCCTGGCGCGGCGATTGTTGCTGGAGGGCGCGGACCTGGCGCTCGATACCCAGCAGATTCTGGACGTGGTGACCGACTTCGTGCGCGATCACGTACGCCTGGGCGAAGTCGCCTGGAGCGCCAAAGCGGCGATCGAGTTGATCGAAGAACTCGAGATCGAGGTAGACCTTGCGATCACCCGGACAGTAGAACGGCCCCATCGCGCTTTCGCCCATGCCGCATGCCGAGGGCGTTGCGCCGCGGAACAGCACCAACCTGGGTTCCTGGTATCTCCCTCCAAGCAGGTTCGCCCACGTCAGCTCGAGGTCGCGGAGCATGAACCGGAGCTCCTTGACCTTGGCTTCCTCCTGCGGTGTCGTCTCCAACGGCGGCGCCTGGCCGGTTGTCTGAGGCGCCTCCGCCTGCTGTTGCAGGACCGGCGATACCAGGTCGCGGCCGAAGATCAGGCTGAGCACGAAGAGGATGACGACGCCCCCAAGGCCGATCGTGGAACGGCCTCCCATACCCGCGCCACGCCGATCCTCGACGTTCTGACTTTGCTCACCACCAGGGTTCCAGCGCAAGGTCCGACTCCTTCTCTCGATGAGGTACCCGTCCCATGGCGCTACGGGTCGTACGGGCCATCCCGGGCTCCAGCATACGCGCAGCCCGTGTGTATCGAACGGCTCAGCGATCCAGCGGGTCGGCAATGGAATGAGGCACTGCGAAGGCCGTGCCGTGTCGCATCCCGTCCGGGAATGCCACGTCGGCGACCGGCGTGAACGTGCGGAAATCGCGCGTGTCCATCGCGCCGTACCGCTTGCGCGTGTACTCGTCGTAGTAGATCCGCCAGACGTCGCCGAGTCGCAGCACCGTGGGTCCCTCGACCCAGTCGGGCGTGAACGCGGGCGAGGCGCTACCGAAGGGACCGGCCATGTGCGCCGCCGTCGCGACCCTGAGGTGCTTGCGCGGCTCGGGATACCGCGTCACGTCCTTCATGACCAGGACCGCGCGATCGCCGTCCTGCACCACGACCCCATCGATGACGCTGAAGCCGCCGTCGTAGAAGAGGCGGGCCGGCGACCACGTCGTGAAGTCCTTCGTAGTAATCGCGTACAGGCGATGGTTGAGCCGACCACCCTGGCGCTCGTCGCCGCCCTGGGCCGTTTCCGGAAAGCGGCCGTGGATCGTCGAGGACCACACGACGAGGTACTCCGCCGCGCCCGAGTCGTAATGGATCTCCGGTGCCCACACGTTCTGGACACCCGGCGTACCGTCCAGCACGGGCACGAAAGACTGCGGGCTCCACGCGCGGAGATCGGTCGAGTGCGCGACTCCGAAGCCCTGGTCCCACCAGCCCGTCGTCCAGACCATGTGGAACTGCCCGTCCGGTCCTCGCACCACGCTCGGATCGCGCATCAGCTTCGTGCCCACCGTGGCGCAAGGAGCGCACGGCCGTCGGCGACCCGTCTCCATCGAGCCCCATCCTCGCTGCGCGCCAGGTGCAGGCCGTCCTCTCCGTTCCCGGTGAAGTAGCTGAAGAGAAACACGTCGGGTTGCTGCGCCTGCCCGCTGGTCATCGCCGTTGCGACGATCAGGACGAGCAGGAGGAAAACGGAAGCGGAGACGCGAGACCGCTGCACGAGTGACGTCATGACGCGCGGGACTCCCTTGCCGCGCGGGCCGCGCGGCGAACCGACTGGACACGATCCTTGCGCAGGTGTTGGCGGCCCCATTGCTCGATGGCGCCGACGACGGGTTGGAGGGCTGCGCCGGCGGCGGTCAGCGAATAGAGCGTGCGGGGCGGTGTGGATGTTTCGACGCGCCGAGCGAGCAGGTCGAGACGCACGAGCGTGTCGAGCCGCTGCGCCAGCGTCGACGGATTGCAGCCGCCGATCGCCCGCGCCAGTTCGTTGAAGCCCATCGGGCCTTCCATCAGCACATGCACGATCTGCATCGTCCACTTGCCCTGCAGCACGGCAATGGCATCGAGCACGGGGCAGAAGGGATCGGTGTGCGCAACAGTGCGGGAACGGGCCACGCCACCAGCCTAGCAGATGGAAGCGCCATATTCCATAGCTACTTGCTTTTTAATAGCGACTGCGCGATACTCTTGTTGCGGCCACGGCCCGCGACGCGGGCGCGCCTGACGCGGGCGCGCGGGCCCGCTCCTCTCCATCGAGGAGTCGCCGCCAGGACAAGACCATGCAGAGCATCACCGGCTTGCACCACGTGACGGCCATCGCGGGACCGGCGCAAGAGAACCTCGACTTCTACGCGGGCATCCTCGGGATGCGCCTCGTGAAGAAGAGCGTCAACCAGGATGATCCTGGTACCTATCACCTGTTCTATGCCGACGCCGCCGGCCATCCCGGCACGGACCTGACGTTCTTTCCCTGGTCGCACATGGCCCCGTCGCGGCAAGGCCACGGCCTGGCCACCGAGGTGCAGTTAACCGTCCCGGCAGGGTCGCTCGACTACTGGGGCGAGCGGCTCGTGAAGTACGCCGTCAAGGTGGGGGCTATCGAGGCGCGATTCGGCGACCGCGTCCTTCCCCTGACCGACCCGCACGGCTTGCAGGTCGCGCTCGTCGAAGCCGCCGACACGACGACGCGGGGGTTCGAGCCCTGGGCACACAGCCCGGTGCCGGTCGAGCGCCAGGTGCGCGGCCTGCATGGCGCCCGCGCGTGGGAACGGGACCGGGCCGCGACGGCGTGGTTCCTGACCAGCGTACTCGGCTTCTCCGAATTCGCCAGCGAACAGGGCTGGACACGGTACGTGCTGGGTGACGGTGGTCCCGGCCGCGTGCTCGACCTCAAGGAGACGCCCGAGGAGCATCGTGGTGCATGGGGCACCGGCAGCATCCATCACCTCGCATGGCGCGTGAACGACGACGCGCACGAACTCGCGGTGCGCAGCACCATCGAGGCGACGGGCCTGCGGCCGACACCGGTCATCGACCGCTTCTGGTTCAAGTCGGTGTACTTCAAGGAGCCGGGCGGCGTGCTCTTTGAACTCGCGACCGACGGCCCCGGCTTCGCGGTTGACGAGGATCCGGCGCACCTCGGCGAGACCCTCGTGCTGCCGCCGTGGCTCGAGGCCCAGCGCGCCGGGATCGAGCGCGCCGTCCCGACCCTGGCCTATCCGCCGGTGCTCGCCTGATCCGGATCGGTCAGATGGCGCCCATGCTCCGGAGCCACTCGAAGTACGGCTCCGGAAGCACCTTCCATGCGCCGTCGACCTTGCGCAGCCGGAACGGCACCTCGATGCTGCCGAGCAGGCCGACATACGCGACTTCTTCCGAAACCGCCCCGGCGACGATGCGGGTGCCGACAGGCATCCGCACGACTTCCGCGTCGCGGGCCCTGGCCACCGGCATCTCCACGCACAACAGCGCGACATGGCCACGGTCGGCCCCCGCCATCGAATTGTTGCGGGTCAGTTCCTCGACCGCCGACGGCAAGTAGGTCACGCCTTCAATTCGTCGGTGTCGCGATTCATGATGTGGAACATGAAGCGCTTGACGATCATCGGCGGCGTCGCGTCCTGGAGATTCGCGTCCTGCTGGAGGCGCTCGGCGACCCAGTACCGTGGATCGACCCTCCAGCCGGCTGTCGATCGGACCTCCACCACGGGCACGAGGCTGCCACCGAGCTGCGTCCGATAGACGATGCGCGTGCCCACCGGCGGCGCCTTGCCGTCGTCGACGGGCTCGCCCTCGAACAGGGGCGGGAGTCGCGTCGACAATTTCACGCGCGCCAGCTGTTCGTCGATGCGCGCCCGCTCGTCACCTGACGGCGGTGACGGCCGCAGGATCGCCTGTACGCCGTCGACGGGCAGCGTCACGTTGGCAAACGCAGCGGCATTGCCGAGCAGCAATGAAGACAGCGCCTCGTAGGCTACGGCTTTCGGATCGTCAGAGGCGGCTGCCGTAAGTGGCTCGCCCGACACGAGCACCGCCAACGCAGCGACTGTCGCGATGTCACGCATCCGCTCCACACAACTCGGCCAGGATCTCGGCCGCCTCGACGCACTGCGCACAGGTCACCTCCAGATGAGTGACAACGCGCAGCGTGCGCGGCCCGAACGCAATCAGCCAGACACCGCGCTCGCGCGCACGGGCCACGACCGTCGCCGCATCCGGACCACCCGGCTCGAGGTGGAACACCACGATGTTGGTCTGGACGGTCGCGATGTCCAGGCGGACTCGCGGTGACTGCGCCACGCGCTCGGCGATCAGCCGGGCGTTCGCGTGATCGTCGGCCAGCCGATCATAGTGGGAGGTGATGGCGTAGCTGCCGGCCGCGGCGAGCAGGCCCACCTGGCGCATCGCCCCGCCGAACATGCGTCGCACTCGCACGGCACGCGCGATCAACTCACGCGGACCCGCCAGCAGCGACCCGGCCGGCGCGCCGAGCCCCTTGGACAGCGCCGCCCACACGACGTCGAATGGCTGTGCGAGCGCGGCGGGCGTGGTGCGCAGCGCCACGGCAGCGTTCCAGAGCCGCGCGCCATCGAGCAGCGTCGCGACGCCGTGCTCCCGTGCGGCGGCGCAAATGGCCGTGGTCCGGTCCGGCGTCAGGACGATGCCGCCGGCGCGATTGTGGGTGTTCTCGACCGAGACGAGCGTTGTGGGCGGGTACAGCATGTGTCCACGCGGCTTGCGGGCGGCCAGGAACTGCTCGGCGGAAAACGATCCAGCCTCGCCAATCTCCGTGAACTGGATCCCGGAGTTCGCCGCGCCAGCACCCGCCTCGTGCCAGACCAGGTGACTCTCCCGGCTCACGATCACGTCGTCGCCCGGCTGCGTGAGGAGACGAAGCGCGACCTGGTTGGCCATGGTGCCCGTGGGCAACCAGAGCGCCGCCTCCTTGCCGAGCAGTGCCGCGCCCTGATCCTGCAGCGCGTTGACCGACGGATCCTCGCCAAATTGATCGTCGCCGACCGGCGCAGCCGCAATCACCGCTCGCATCTCCGGCGTCGGCCGCGTCACGGTGTCGGAGCGGAGATCGATCAAGGACGGAGGAGAGAGGACGGAGGAGAGAGGACGGAGGAGGGAGGTAGGACGGAGG includes:
- a CDS encoding neutral zinc metallopeptidase yields the protein MRWNPGGEQSQNVEDRRGAGMGGRSTIGLGGVVILFVLSLIFGRDLVSPVLQQQAEAPQTTGQAPPLETTPQEEAKVKELRFMLRDLELTWANLLGGRYQEPRLVLFRGATPSACGMGESAMGPFYCPGDRKVYLDLEFFDQLDRRFGAPGDFAQAYVIAHEVGHHVQNLLGIERQVRALQQQSPRQANQLSVLMELQADCFAGVWGHSTAQRDILEPGDAEEGLRAASAIGDDALQRQSSGRVRPESFTHGSAAQRGEWLRRGLETGDIKSCDTFKAGS
- a CDS encoding threonine aldolase family protein, whose translation is MIDLRSDTVTRPTPEMRAVIAAAPVGDDQFGEDPSVNALQDQGAALLGKEAALWLPTGTMANQVALRLLTQPGDDVIVSRESHLVWHEAGAGAANSGIQFTEIGEAGSFSAEQFLAARKPRGHMLYPPTTLVSVENTHNRAGGIVLTPDRTTAICAAAREHGVATLLDGARLWNAAVALRTTPAALAQPFDVVWAALSKGLGAPAGSLLAGPRELIARAVRVRRMFGGAMRQVGLLAAAGSYAITSHYDRLADDHANARLIAERVAQSPRVRLDIATVQTNIVVFHLEPGGPDAATVVARARERGVWLIAFGPRTLRVVTHLEVTCAQCVEAAEILAELCGADA
- a CDS encoding ring-cleaving dioxygenase translates to MQSITGLHHVTAIAGPAQENLDFYAGILGMRLVKKSVNQDDPGTYHLFYADAAGHPGTDLTFFPWSHMAPSRQGHGLATEVQLTVPAGSLDYWGERLVKYAVKVGAIEARFGDRVLPLTDPHGLQVALVEAADTTTRGFEPWAHSPVPVERQVRGLHGARAWERDRAATAWFLTSVLGFSEFASEQGWTRYVLGDGGPGRVLDLKETPEEHRGAWGTGSIHHLAWRVNDDAHELAVRSTIEATGLRPTPVIDRFWFKSVYFKEPGGVLFELATDGPGFAVDEDPAHLGETLVLPPWLEAQRAGIERAVPTLAYPPVLA
- a CDS encoding winged helix-turn-helix transcriptional regulator, translating into MARSRTVAHTDPFCPVLDAIAVLQGKWTMQIVHVLMEGPMGFNELARAIGGCNPSTLAQRLDTLVRLDLLARRVETSTPPRTLYSLTAAGAALQPVVGAIEQWGRQHLRKDRVQSVRRAARAARESRAS
- a CDS encoding glycoside hydrolase family 43 protein, with protein sequence MGTKLMRDPSVVRGPDGQFHMVWTTGWWDQGFGVAHSTDLRAWSPQSFVPVLDGTPGVQNVWAPEIHYDSGAAEYLVVWSSTIHGRFPETAQGGDERQGGRLNHRLYAITTKDFTTWSPARLFYDGGFSVIDGVVVQDGDRAVLVMKDVTRYPEPRKHLRVATAAHMAGPFGSASPAFTPDWVEGPTVLRLGDVWRIYYDEYTRKRYGAMDTRDFRTFTPVADVAFPDGMRHGTAFAVPHSIADPLDR